The following proteins are co-located in the Pseudomonas antarctica genome:
- a CDS encoding aminotransferase class V-fold PLP-dependent enzyme, whose product MLVPSPWRADFPAIATLQRQDQTYLDNAATTQKPQALLDAISHYYANGAANVHRAQHLPGAHATQAFEDSRSKVAQWLNAGDSGQIIFTHGATSALNLLAYGLEHLFNAGDEIVISALEHHANLLPWQQLAKRRALTLVVLPLGDDGVIDLQAAAELIGPRTRVLAVSQLSNVLGAWQPLEALLALAKAHGALTVVDGAQGIVHGRHDVQALGCDFYVFSSHKLYGPDGVGVLYGRNEALHHLRHWQFGGEMVQQADYQSASFRPAPLGFEAGTPPIAGVIGLGATLDYLSSLDQPAVVAHEAALHDYLLRGLKARNGIRVLGSPQVALASFVVEGVHNADLAHLLTEQGIAVRAGHHCAMPLLKAMHLSGAIRVSLALYNDSDDLERFFEALDQALDMLR is encoded by the coding sequence ATGCTTGTGCCCTCTCCCTGGCGCGCCGATTTCCCGGCCATCGCCACCCTGCAACGGCAAGACCAGACCTACCTGGATAACGCCGCGACCACGCAAAAACCCCAAGCCCTGCTGGACGCCATCAGCCATTACTACGCTAACGGCGCAGCCAATGTGCACCGTGCCCAGCATTTGCCCGGCGCCCATGCGACCCAGGCCTTTGAAGACAGTCGCAGCAAGGTCGCGCAGTGGTTGAACGCAGGTGACAGCGGGCAAATCATCTTTACCCACGGCGCAACCTCTGCGCTGAACCTCCTGGCTTATGGCCTGGAGCATTTATTCAATGCGGGCGATGAGATTGTCATCAGCGCCCTGGAACACCACGCCAACCTGCTGCCCTGGCAGCAATTGGCCAAACGTCGCGCACTCACGCTGGTGGTATTGCCGCTGGGTGATGACGGTGTAATCGATCTGCAAGCCGCCGCCGAATTGATCGGCCCGCGCACTCGCGTGCTGGCGGTGAGCCAATTGTCCAACGTGCTTGGCGCCTGGCAACCGCTGGAGGCCTTGCTGGCGCTCGCCAAGGCCCACGGCGCACTGACCGTGGTCGATGGCGCCCAGGGCATCGTCCATGGTCGTCACGATGTGCAGGCCCTGGGTTGCGACTTTTATGTATTTTCCAGCCACAAACTCTACGGCCCGGACGGCGTCGGCGTGCTGTATGGGCGCAACGAAGCCCTGCATCACCTGCGTCACTGGCAGTTTGGTGGCGAGATGGTGCAACAGGCGGACTACCAAAGCGCCAGCTTCCGCCCTGCCCCACTGGGGTTCGAAGCCGGCACGCCGCCGATTGCCGGCGTGATTGGCCTGGGCGCTACGCTGGATTACCTGAGTTCGCTGGATCAGCCGGCAGTGGTCGCCCATGAAGCCGCGCTGCACGACTACCTGCTGCGCGGGTTGAAGGCACGCAATGGCATCCGCGTCTTGGGCTCGCCGCAGGTAGCTTTGGCCAGTTTTGTGGTGGAAGGCGTGCATAACGCCGACCTTGCGCACCTGCTGACCGAGCAAGGCATAGCCGTACGTGCCGGGCACCATTGCGCCATGCCGCTGCTCAAGGCGATGCACTTATCCGGAGCGATTCGCGTGTCCCTGGCGCTGTACAACGATTCGGATGACCTGGAGCGCTTCTTTGAAGCGCTGGACCAGGCGCTGGATATGTTGCGATGA
- the dapD gene encoding 2,3,4,5-tetrahydropyridine-2,6-dicarboxylate N-succinyltransferase produces the protein MSNSLFSLGFGVGTQNRQGAWLEVFYAQPLLNPSAEIIAAIAPILGYTEGNQAITFTVSQALQLADALKGVDTAQAALLSRLAESHTPLVATLLAEDAALTSTPEAYLKLHLLSHRLVKPHGLSLAGVFPQLPNVAWTSQGAIDINELAERQLEARLRGELLEVFSVDKFPKMTDYVVPAGVRIADAARIRLGAYVGEGTTVMHEGFVNFNAGTEGPGMIEGRVSAGVFVGKGSDLGGGCSTMGTLSGGGNIVIKVGEGCLIGANAGIGIPLGDRNTVESGLYVTAGTKVALLDEQNQLVKVVKARELAGQPDLLFRRNSETGAVECKTHKSAIELNEALHAHN, from the coding sequence ATGTCCAATTCCCTGTTCAGCCTGGGCTTCGGCGTCGGCACTCAGAACCGCCAAGGTGCTTGGCTGGAAGTGTTTTACGCACAACCGCTGCTCAACCCGTCGGCCGAAATCATCGCTGCCATCGCACCGATCCTGGGTTACACCGAAGGTAACCAGGCCATCACGTTCACTGTCTCCCAGGCCCTGCAACTGGCCGACGCACTCAAAGGCGTCGACACAGCCCAAGCCGCCCTGCTGAGCCGCCTGGCTGAAAGCCACACTCCGCTGGTCGCCACCTTGCTGGCCGAAGACGCCGCACTGACCTCCACGCCTGAGGCCTACCTCAAGCTGCACCTGCTGTCCCATCGCCTGGTCAAGCCGCACGGCCTGAGCCTGGCGGGCGTGTTCCCGCAACTGCCGAACGTGGCATGGACCAGCCAGGGCGCGATCGACATCAATGAGCTGGCCGAGCGCCAACTGGAAGCCCGCCTGCGTGGCGAGCTGCTGGAAGTGTTCTCGGTGGACAAGTTCCCGAAAATGACCGACTACGTGGTCCCGGCCGGCGTGCGTATCGCTGACGCTGCGCGTATCCGCCTGGGCGCCTACGTGGGCGAAGGCACCACCGTGATGCACGAAGGTTTCGTCAACTTCAACGCCGGTACCGAAGGCCCGGGCATGATCGAAGGCCGTGTATCGGCTGGCGTCTTCGTCGGCAAAGGTTCGGACCTGGGCGGCGGTTGCTCCACCATGGGCACCCTATCGGGCGGCGGCAACATTGTGATCAAGGTAGGCGAAGGCTGCCTGATCGGCGCCAACGCCGGTATCGGCATCCCGCTGGGCGACCGCAACACTGTGGAATCGGGCCTGTACGTAACCGCCGGGACCAAGGTTGCACTGCTGGACGAGCAGAACCAACTGGTCAAAGTGGTCAAGGCGCGCGAGCTGGCCGGTCAACCTGACCTGCTGTTCCGCCGTAATTCCGAGACCGGTGCCGTGGAGTGCAAAACCCACAAATCGGCCATCGAACTGAACGAAGCGCTGCACGCTCACAACTAA
- a CDS encoding ArsC family reductase: MPNEINHLQLYGIKACDTMKKARTWLDEHAVSYEFHDYKTAGIDREHLTQWCNEHGWQVVLNRAGTTFRKLEDERKADLDQSKAIELMLAQPSMIKRPVLDLGDRTLIGFKPDSYSAALK; the protein is encoded by the coding sequence ATGCCCAATGAAATCAATCACTTACAGCTTTACGGCATCAAAGCCTGCGACACCATGAAAAAGGCCCGCACCTGGCTCGATGAGCACGCTGTGAGCTATGAGTTCCACGACTACAAAACGGCCGGTATCGACCGCGAACACTTGACCCAATGGTGCAACGAGCACGGTTGGCAGGTGGTTTTGAACCGTGCGGGCACCACCTTTCGCAAACTCGAAGACGAACGCAAAGCCGATCTCGATCAGTCGAAAGCCATTGAATTGATGCTCGCACAACCCTCGATGATCAAGCGCCCGGTGCTTGATCTCGGTGACAGAACCCTGATTGGCTTCAAGCCAGATAGTTATTCGGCAGCCCTCAAGTAG
- a CDS encoding phage integrase Arm DNA-binding domain-containing protein: protein MAPRPRNTGSKDLPPNLYRKTDARNGVTYYTYRDPISGRVFGLGKDKEAAIREAVSANHADAIKPTLAERISTPAPAPGKLFSEWLDEYRELFAERKLSASSNKNVGMRLNRLTAVFGSKGIKDITTMDVADYLTVMAKEGKAQMARAMRSLLRDVFAEAQARGWADANPVEVTKAARVNIKRERLTLELWKAIYEEARKPWLRRAMELAVLTGQRRDDIASMLFKDVHDGFLHVVQSKTGARLRISTELRLESVGLDLSTVIKQCRDRVLSQHLVHHAQASGRAKAGQPLVLDTLSSAFAEARDKAGLKLGITFGRQPPSFHEQRSLAARLHELEGRDAQKLLGHRSATMTDLYRDSRGAEWIDVA, encoded by the coding sequence ATGGCGCCCAGGCCGCGTAACACCGGGTCAAAGGATCTTCCGCCCAATCTCTACCGCAAGACCGACGCCCGCAACGGCGTCACTTATTACACTTACCGCGACCCAATCAGTGGTCGCGTGTTCGGCCTGGGCAAGGATAAGGAGGCGGCCATTCGCGAGGCCGTCAGCGCCAACCACGCAGATGCCATCAAGCCAACGCTCGCTGAGCGCATCAGTACCCCGGCGCCAGCGCCAGGCAAATTGTTCTCGGAATGGCTGGACGAATACCGCGAGCTGTTCGCCGAGCGGAAGTTGTCCGCCAGCAGCAATAAAAACGTGGGTATGCGGTTAAACCGCCTGACGGCAGTATTCGGTTCTAAGGGGATTAAGGACATCACGACGATGGATGTGGCCGATTACCTGACGGTCATGGCCAAAGAGGGAAAGGCGCAGATGGCCAGGGCAATGCGTTCGCTGTTGCGAGACGTGTTCGCTGAGGCGCAGGCGCGGGGGTGGGCAGACGCCAACCCGGTCGAGGTGACCAAGGCGGCGCGGGTGAACATCAAGCGCGAGCGGCTGACGCTTGAACTGTGGAAGGCGATCTACGAGGAAGCCAGGAAGCCGTGGCTTCGCAGGGCAATGGAACTGGCGGTGCTGACTGGCCAGCGCCGGGACGATATAGCCTCGATGCTGTTCAAGGACGTGCACGATGGCTTCCTGCATGTCGTTCAGTCCAAGACCGGCGCCAGGCTGCGCATCAGCACCGAGCTTCGCCTTGAGTCGGTCGGGCTTGATCTGTCTACCGTAATTAAACAATGCCGCGACCGCGTTCTGTCACAACACCTGGTGCACCATGCGCAAGCATCGGGCCGAGCAAAGGCTGGCCAGCCGCTGGTGCTGGACACGCTGAGCTCTGCCTTTGCCGAAGCTCGCGACAAAGCGGGCCTGAAGCTGGGGATAACTTTTGGCCGCCAGCCACCGTCCTTTCACGAGCAGCGATCCCTCGCCGCACGACTTCACGAACTCGAAGGCCGTGATGCACAGAAACTGCTCGGTCACCGTTCGGCCACAATGACGGATCTGTACCGCGACAGTCGAGGCGCTGAGTGGATCGACGTGGCATAA
- a CDS encoding excisionase, whose amino-acid sequence MAKVTLDEWAAAEFKTPPSPNTLRKWAREGRIAPLPVKHGRNYYVESNAHYQEPDQQPARIVGGSLISRIERARNGAQAA is encoded by the coding sequence ATGGCAAAGGTCACCCTGGATGAATGGGCGGCGGCCGAGTTCAAGACGCCGCCGAGCCCCAACACCCTACGCAAATGGGCGCGAGAAGGCCGGATAGCCCCGCTACCGGTCAAGCACGGGCGCAACTACTATGTAGAGTCCAACGCCCACTACCAAGAACCTGATCAGCAGCCTGCAAGGATTGTCGGCGGCAGCCTGATCAGCAGAATAGAGAGAGCACGCAATGGCGCCCAGGCCGCGTAA
- a CDS encoding RNA-directed DNA polymerase, with protein sequence MMAIRTTTTRTTSSVSAPSADSTFGPYPFQDLVQAYYDCRRTKRNSDSALAFEIDLERNLIQLHDDLVAGTYRPGRSICFVVTRPKAREVWAAAFRDRVVHHLMYNHVAPRFYACFIADSCACIPGRGTLYAAKRLESKIRSASENWSKPCWYLKLDLANFFVAIDKAVLRKQLEARITERWWLALATQILMHDPREDYETRSPAHLFNRVPQHKRLVAQPARLGLPIGNLSSQFFANVYLDALDQFAKHTLGAKHYIRYVDDFVFLHESPQQLNQWLAEVEAFLPRLGAKLNPTKTILQPVDRGVDFVGHVIKPWRRTTRKRSLAQALKRTAAAPAEDLRQTANSYFGLLSQASHSHSDRAALARVVLKRGNIVNAAMTKTFQKK encoded by the coding sequence ATGATGGCAATCAGAACAACAACGACAAGAACAACGAGCTCCGTGTCCGCCCCGTCCGCAGATTCGACTTTTGGCCCCTACCCGTTTCAGGATCTGGTCCAGGCCTATTACGACTGCCGACGCACCAAGCGCAACAGCGACAGTGCGCTGGCTTTCGAGATCGACCTGGAGCGGAACCTGATCCAACTACACGACGACCTGGTAGCCGGCACATACCGGCCAGGCCGGTCTATTTGTTTCGTGGTCACCCGACCGAAAGCCCGGGAAGTATGGGCGGCAGCCTTTCGGGACCGCGTCGTCCACCACCTCATGTACAACCATGTGGCACCGCGCTTCTACGCCTGCTTCATAGCGGACAGTTGCGCATGCATTCCAGGGCGCGGCACGCTGTACGCGGCCAAGCGTCTTGAATCGAAGATCCGGAGCGCCAGCGAGAACTGGTCGAAGCCCTGCTGGTATCTAAAGTTGGATTTGGCCAATTTCTTTGTCGCCATCGACAAGGCGGTGCTTCGCAAGCAACTAGAAGCGAGGATCACCGAACGATGGTGGCTGGCCCTGGCCACGCAGATCCTGATGCATGACCCGCGTGAGGATTACGAGACGCGCAGCCCGGCGCACCTGTTCAACCGGGTACCACAGCACAAGCGTCTGGTAGCGCAGCCCGCGCGCCTCGGCCTGCCGATCGGCAACCTGTCATCGCAGTTCTTCGCCAACGTCTACCTCGACGCCCTGGACCAGTTCGCCAAGCACACGCTGGGCGCCAAGCACTACATCCGCTACGTCGATGACTTCGTGTTCCTGCATGAATCGCCGCAGCAGCTAAACCAGTGGCTGGCAGAGGTCGAAGCGTTCCTGCCAAGGCTCGGCGCCAAGCTGAACCCCACAAAGACGATCCTGCAACCCGTGGATCGTGGCGTGGACTTCGTTGGCCACGTCATCAAGCCATGGCGACGCACCACCCGCAAGCGATCCCTGGCCCAGGCACTGAAGCGCACCGCCGCGGCGCCAGCCGAGGATCTGCGCCAGACAGCCAACAGCTATTTCGGGCTACTCAGCCAGGCAAGCCACAGTCATAGCGACCGAGCAGCACTTGCTCGCGTCGTGCTGAAGCGCGGCAACATCGTCAACGCGGCGATGACCAAAACCTTCCAGAAGAAGTAA
- a CDS encoding four helix bundle protein: MGMHTDLSIYRAAMGLLHMATILTRNIPRDLKQSLGKRVIDECIEVVMLIARANATQDKRPHLTLLVERVQVVEFLMRLFKDSRFISVEQHAKAIEVTASVGKQANAWKRSTPTAPAT, encoded by the coding sequence ATGGGAATGCACACCGATCTGTCGATCTACCGGGCGGCCATGGGTCTTTTGCACATGGCGACCATCCTGACTAGAAATATCCCGCGAGACCTCAAACAATCGCTGGGTAAGCGAGTGATCGACGAATGCATCGAGGTTGTGATGCTGATCGCCCGTGCAAACGCAACCCAGGACAAACGACCACACCTGACCTTGTTGGTCGAGAGGGTTCAAGTGGTCGAGTTCCTGATGCGCCTATTCAAGGACAGCCGATTCATCAGTGTCGAACAGCATGCTAAGGCGATAGAGGTAACAGCCTCCGTCGGCAAGCAGGCCAATGCCTGGAAACGCTCTACCCCAACCGCGCCCGCTACCTGA
- a CDS encoding DUF1566 domain-containing protein, protein MSAVEKAAPAVTTPAIGQSYGGGFVTGITHDPVTGKRSLHITAGAAHELLGKWGEYGEKIEGADSFTDSLANTQAMAAAGSDLAAKVLALNIEGFTDWAIPARDVQELQYRHFKPTTEENWENSRNGDNPHSEPVGQLYSAEGPLQTVHTAFQESGAEAFRDTWYWSSSQRSADSAFYMYFDDGLQTNYYKGLVLRVRPVRSEFID, encoded by the coding sequence ATGTCCGCAGTTGAGAAAGCAGCACCAGCAGTAACCACTCCGGCAATCGGCCAGTCCTACGGCGGCGGTTTCGTCACCGGCATCACCCACGACCCGGTAACTGGCAAGCGCTCCTTGCACATCACCGCCGGCGCAGCGCATGAGTTGCTCGGCAAGTGGGGCGAGTACGGCGAGAAGATCGAAGGCGCCGATAGCTTCACCGACAGCCTGGCCAACACCCAAGCCATGGCAGCAGCAGGCAGTGATCTGGCAGCGAAGGTGCTAGCCCTGAACATCGAAGGCTTCACCGACTGGGCGATCCCGGCTCGCGATGTGCAGGAGCTGCAGTACCGCCACTTCAAGCCGACCACCGAAGAGAACTGGGAAAACTCGCGCAACGGTGACAACCCACATAGCGAGCCGGTGGGTCAGCTGTACAGTGCGGAAGGCCCGCTGCAAACCGTGCACACCGCCTTCCAAGAAAGTGGCGCCGAAGCCTTCCGCGACACCTGGTACTGGTCGAGTTCGCAGCGCTCAGCCGACAGCGCATTCTACATGTACTTCGATGATGGCCTTCAGACCAACTACTACAAGGGCCTCGTGCTCCGTGTCCGCCCCGTCCGCAGTGAATTTATCGATTAA